The Sphingobacterium lactis sequence TAATCCCTTATCCTTGCAATAGACGACCAGTTGCTCGTTATTGGTAAAGCCAAAGACTTCCTTCATCAGGTTCAGTCTTTTCTCGATGCTGCTTAATCCCGAAGGCTTGATGTTCTTGGCCACCAATATTTCCGGAATATTCTTCTGCTTTATTCCCTGGGATAGCGACTGCAGGATCTGAATATCCAGTGCAGAAAATTCGTGGGTATTCTTTGATCGCAGGGATTGCCTGATATCCGGAGACTGGTAGATTTTATTTTGTGATACGGACTCTAAGGCTTCCCTAAGGTGCTGTCCATCATTGCGTGCTTTCCGCACATAGCCATCGATCTGCAGGTTTCGAAAGAGTCCGTCGATCAAGCTGATCCGATCTATGGAGGAGAAAACGATGACTTTGATATCCGGTTGCAGTTCCTTTACCAATCGGACCAAATCCTTACCTCCGGAAATTTTCTGCGACACCTCATCTTCTTCGAATACCAAATCAGTGATCAGCAAATCGTAAGGTGCCCCATCGGCAAGACCTTTTTTGATCCGTGCAAGTGCGTCATCGCAGTAATAAACATAATGCGATTCTGAAACGCCCAACTCCTTGATCGTTTTCTGAACCGACAGATTCGCTACTTCATGATCTTCAGCAATAAGTACTTTTTTAAACATATAATATCCTATTTTGCCCGTGGTAGGTTGATGTCTATTTTCAACCCTCCTGCTGGCATGGAATCAAAGTTAATGGTCCCATGCAAACTTTTTATACGGTTTCCCGTACTTTGCAGACCATTACCAAATTTCTGATCGGATGGCATGCCGACTCCATTGTCCTGATAGACAATGCGTATACCACGTTCTGCAGGTTCAAAACGTAGCACCACGTCCGCAGCCTGGCTGTGTTTATCCATGTTCACCATCAGCTCCTGCAGAATAGCCAGTACCTGCTCCTTCCCTTCTTTTCCCAGGTTGCTCCATAGTTCCCGATCATTGCCGACGATCATGATGTGGCGATCTTCATGGTCAAAGGATTGCAGCAGTGCTGAAACTTCCTGGCTAAAGCCCATTTCTTCCAACATTTCATCCTCCACTTCATAGGAAATATCACGCGATTTGTCGTAAAGCACCTCCAATCTATCCAGGATCTGCTCCTGATCAATGCGATCCCTGTTTTCAATCTCCGCCATGACGCGATAGATGCCATTGGCTACGACATCATGTACTTTCCGGGAGGTTTTCAACTTGCTTTCCTGGATGGCATTCACCTTCTCCATTTCCAATCGTAACTCCCGACGGCGATACCAGTTCCTTGCATAGAGTCCGATCATTACCGCCAAGACCAACAGGGCAAGTATCACCACAACCAACAGGTTCAATCGGTAATTTTTGCGGGCATTTTCACTCTGCAGCTGGAGGTTCTCCGCCTTATTCTTTTCGACTTCATACCGTATCAGCGCGAATTGATTGCTCGCCATAGTCCGGACGCTATCCAAACTGTCTCTCAAGGTATTATAGCGAACAAATAGTGGCCCAAGATCCTGACCACCATTTAACCCTAGCAATTGATTGAGGCTGCGCACCTGTTCTTTCGGATTCTTATTCTGCTGGGCAATCTGATAATGCAGGCTGCCATAATATTTAGCCGAATCCAGATCGCCCATACGCGTATAATATTTTGAAAGCGTCGCATAGGAAGAATTCAAGCCTATGGCATCCTGCTTCGACCTTCGAATTTCCATCGCTTTCCGATAGTCTGTAATGGGATCATACGTGCTGTCCAAACGTGCTTTCGCCCGTGCATAGTTATTCAGAGTTCGGGCATACTCCTTGGGATTATCGACCATTTTCGGCAATATATCCGAAAACATGGCTAAGGCCTCCTCATACTGTCCGTTGGCTTGAAAACTCAGGGCTAAATTGTTATTATAAACCCGTAGATTATTCTCATCCTGGGTATAGGCAATGGCCTTCTTATAATAGGCTATAGCCTTATCCGAATCGCTCATATCATCCGAGACATTTCCCAGAAGGTTATAGATCGTCCCTGCCGTGGCATGTTCACTTTCTTCAACTTCACCAAGAAAGGATAGCGCTTGGGTTGCTGTTTCTGAAGCTCCGAAAATATCGGATTGCTCGTACTGTGTAATGGCCATGTTGATTAGACAATTCACGACACCGGACGTATCCTGTCGCTCCAGATACCACAACCGGGCTTGATCAAAGGCCATAAAAGAGCTGTCCATCTCATTTTTGTTCAAAAAAGAGATGGCTTTAATTTCATAAGGATTTTCGATCGGCGGGTCCTTCTCCGCAGTTGATTGCTGCTTGCAGCCCGTAAGAAACAGTAATACTGCAAAAATTAATAATGGTTTCAAAAAAGTTAGAGTTATGGGTTAAAATTAAATAATAACACCGCCCAATCCAAATTATGATGAAGGAAAGAGCACGAGTAAAATTTCAATCTTCTGAAACAAAGTGATAGTAAATTATTTAATATTAAATAAGTTTTTCTTTAAAAAATAGAAAATTTTACTTATATTTAGTATTATTATTAACTTAAATAATTATTAATGGGATGGTTAGATAATTTTTTGAACAAACCACTATTTAAAAAAACCAGACCAGACTTTCCACCCGCTGCATGGAAAGAACCAAAATCGGAGCTAGAGCTATTGGAGCGGCACATCGGGTTATCCTTTGAAAAGCAAATTGATTTTGGCGATTACATAGGGCAGTGTGGTTGGGATATCGATCTGGAAGCCGGTACGATAGCCTTCGGAGACAGGCTTCTGGCAAACATCCAGGTTATAGGACGATTTGCGTATTTTAACAATTCATGGCTTTGGGCATGGGCGGCAGAGCAGGTGATTATCCCGCAACCACTATTGGTGGATGCGTTGGCCATACGTTCATTTGGCGAACAGCATGAAATCCGTAGATTTCAACAGTCTACCTATCCTGTTCAAATCGATGAATTGCACAATTTTGGGATGATTGCGGTCGGTATGTTTGGGGCAGACGCTTATTTTATGGGTGATTATGGGCAAGGTGTGGGCCTGTTTACGGTCAAGAACGAAGCGCTCAGGAATCACAGGAAAGATTCCACAGATCGCATCTTCACAACATTTCCGCAGATCGCCGCAAATTTCAATGTCGATCATCGACAGGCATTGAGGTGTTATCTGATGGATAAAGGGTATATCCTGGATGAACAAAAGACCAAGGTTATCGGTAGCAAAGGCAAAGAGAAATGTCTTGCCACCTTCGATAAACATGGTCGATTGTTAACGCTGAAGAGCTAGGCTGACTTGCCAACGTTTAGTGATTGCGGATTTCTTTGATCAATTCGGACTTCGTCATCTTGTGACGCCCTTTGATACCGATTTCCTTGGCTTCACTGAGCAGGTCATCCTTGCTGCGTTCATCTAGCTTGTTGGATCTGTGATCGACAGTACCTGCCGCTTGTGCATTGGCAATGCGTGCGGCTTTTTCCTTGCTTTCACCCTTATCCCGTAAGGCTTCATACGTATCGGGTTTCTTGATCTGTGGTGTTTTTGTTCTTGGCATGATCGTTTAGTGTTGGTTCATACTAATTAAAGAACACCACAGCTTTCAATTCGTTGGTTAAAATATCGATTAGGTCGCACCCTCTTTTTGATCTTCTTTTTTGGAGAACACGGTGGTCCCAATACTGGCCAGCACGACGCAGGCAACGGAAGCCCATTGGGTCCATGTCAGGTATTCCTTTAGGAATAGCAATCCAGAGAGTGCGCCGAATGCGGGCTGTAAACTTGTCAATATACTGAAAGTTTTGGCCGGCAAATGCTTGAGTGCCACCATATCCAGGGAAAAGGGCAATGCAGAAGAAAGTATGGCCACCAATAGCCCCATTCCGAACAGCGAAGGGGTAACGTCGAATAGCGCACCATCCCAGATGGCAAAGGGCAGAATAGCGATCGTGGCAATGATCATACCTACGGATACCGCATGTCGGCCCTCCATCACCTTGGATACCCGACTGCCCATGACGATATACACCGCCCAGAACGTACCCGCCAAAAAGGCCAGAAACAATCCAAGCGGATCCAAACTCCCACTCTGCCATGGCACAATCAGCAGAATACCCAAACAGGCCAACAATGCCCAGACCACATCCAATAATTTTCGTGAAAGCGCGAAAGCAAGGAACAAGGGACCGATAAACTCAATCGTTACGCCCAATCCAAGGGGGATACGCTGAATGGCCATGTAGAAGATCAAGTTCATCGCTGCAATACCAAGACCATAGGCGCCACAATAAAACCATTGTTGCCGGTTCAATCCACGAAGGTTGGGACGATTGATGAAGTACAACAGGATTGCTGAAAGCCCGATCCGAAGTGCACTGGTCGCAATGGGACCGATTGCTGGAAACAGCTGTTTGGCAATCGATGCCCCACCCTGCACACAGACCATGGAAAGAATGGCTGCCGTAACAGCGATTTTGGTATAGTTTTTCATAAAAATTAGCAGCAACATCCGACTTCCGAAGGAGCAGACTAAAATACATTTTTAAAAGGATATCCGCACGGTACTTTTGCGTTATCGGTAAAATTCTTTCAGATATGCCTTGAACGAATCTATACTTTCTACATGATTACCTGGCCTGACCACGATTAACGTTTTTCCACTATCAACTTATTGTTAATTTATGTTACAAAAACATGCATCATGGAAAAGTTTATTTAAATTAGATTCAATTGTAAGCCACTATAAATTCTGTAAGCATGTCTTCAGTTAAGATGAATTCCAGCAATCGGGTGAATAAGAAAATATTGATGGTTATGGCCCTCATGGTAGCTTCAAACGTTGAAGCCCAAGTGTACACCGGTCGGATTACTTCAGCCGACAGTAGCCTCTACCTGCGGGATATAAAGATTACCAATCTCCACACGAACTCGTCAAGCTCCTCCCAATTCGACGGCACTTTTTCCATCGCGGCAAAGCCAACAGACAGTATCGCTTTCCAGCATCCCCATTGGAAGGAGCGAAAGATTGTCGCCGGAGCAATGCCTTCGCTGATTCTGTTATATAAGAAGGACTTGGTCTTGGAAGAAATTGTTATTGTCGGAAACACCAAAGCAGCCAAGATCCAAAGCTTGGAAAAGCTCAAGAAAGATCGGGCAGTTCGGGATGGAATCTACTTCGATGGCAAGCCTCCCCTCTATCTTCTCAATCCATTTGGCGGACCTTACGTCACATTTTTCTATGAGCTGTTCAGCAAGGCTGGCATAAACGCTCGGCGCACCAACAAGTTCATCCAACAGGAACTTGAGAACATAGAGGTCGATCAAATCTTTAACAAGAACAGTATCCAAGGCATCATCGATCTTGATGACGAAGAATTGGAAAATTTCATCGTACGCTATCGACCCTCACTTTCCGAGACCAAAAACTGGAATACGTATGACCTCCATGTTTATGTAAAGAATAGCTACGCTGATTTCATCAAGAATCCTGTGCTGACCAAACTTCCGACCGATAGCCTGACCATCGTGACGGGACCAAAGCCATAAGCGGCAGCAGATAGCCCCAGATAAGCGGTAGTTATGCGGCTATGCTTAGAGTTTCAAGCGGACTGGACGCATAACGTTAAAGGGTTTCCACGTGTAGGCTTCGGCTTCCTGATCGATAAATCCAATCCCCGGCCACGGCAAATGGCAGCCCATGATGGCTTGTCGGTCTGTCGCACGCTTCCTTAATATTTCTTGTCGTGATTCCACCGCCGCATCAAAGTCACTATCCCACGCCGTGCCCCATGCAGGTTGTGAAATCAGCACCGGACTATGGAATAGATCCGTAGTAAAATGCAAGGTGCGACCTGCTGACCCAATGGTAAATACCGTATGCCCTCCGGTATGGCCAGCGGCCAGTTCAGGCACTATATTCTTAAATAGGGGCTCCCCATAGGAAATGCGCTGCAAACGATCCTCGATCTTTCCAAGCACGGCCCGTGCGAAATCAATATTCTCCTTGCCCACCTTATCACCTTTGGAATTGGAAAAATCTGGCTTATCATCGAACCAAAAATCAAACTCCCGTGCTGCAATATGATACGTGGCATTCGGAAAATTGGGCAATCCCTGCGCATTCAATACCCCTCCAATATGATCGATATGTGCATGCGAAATAATGATGTCCGTCACGTCCGAAGCCGCAATCCCAATACCTGCCAAATTTCCCAATAATTTGCCGGCAGTTTCGCCAAAGTAATGACCAGCACCGGTATCAAATAGGATGACTCGGTTATCGATCTCCAACAATAGGACATTGATGGGACCTTCCATATTTTGTTCGTTAAAATGGTACTTACGCATCTCTTCCGACAATAATTTAGGGGCAATTCCCGGGGCAAGGATGGGCTGCAACCCTTCTGCAGCAAAGTATCCATCAGTCAGGATATACCCTTTAACTTTTCCGATTTGAATCGGAAGTGACGGGAATCCGTTAACCACTTCCTGCCCCTTTGCGGAAGCAACCTGACTTAAACCGTGTAGGCCAATGCCCATGATACCCAACGCTTTTAATACCGTTCTTCTGTTCATGTTTTTATTTCAAAGCTAGGCACCAATAGTCCTTTTGTCAAGTATGTACTTTTTTGTACCTTAGGGACGAAAAAGTATGCATTACTGATTTTCAACACCTTACAAATAAATAAAAATGGAAGAAAAGGCAATTTGTGCAGTGGACTTCGCCTTTCGACGGATTGGCGGTAAGTACAAGGGTCGTATTTTATGGTATCTCCACGAACGGGAAACGCTCCGGTATGGTGAGCTGAATAAAACCATCAAGGATATCACCACCAAAATGTTGACCCAGACCTTACGCGAACTGGAAGCCGATCAATTGATTGTCCGAAAGGTCCATCAGGTCGTTCCACCAAAAGTTGAGTATTCCTTGAGCGAAACGGGCAAGGAACTGATCCCCTTTATTACATACCTCAATGCTTGGGGTACCAAACAGATGCAGAAAGAAAATATAGCAGAAATAGGCTGTTAGGGGTTTAAAGCCGGATATGCAACCCTTTCCCTGATACCAGGAATTGTTTCATTTCTTAAAATTATTTCTTTTGCTGGTTTGTATTCCCTATCTTGCCGATACTTTAGGGGTGTCTGCACGAGGTAGCAGGCTGAGATTTTACCCTTACAACCTGATCTAGGTCATACTAGCGGAGGGAAAAGTAAAATGTCTTCATGGGTGCGTCCTGTACCACTGTAGTCATTCCTAAAGTTTTATTCATCAATGGATTTACAGGAATGCTACTAATCGTCAATCATCAATCAAAAATTTACAAGCCTGCTCCACAAAATCTGGAGGAGCTTCTTGCTATCGAATTAAAGCCGCATAGCAAAGGAATCGCTGTGGCCGTTAATGGCCAGGTTATCCAAAAGGCGAATTGGGCGAATTGCCCGTTACAGGAATCGGACTCAATACTAATCATTACCGCAACCCAAGGCGGATAAAAGCACAAAAGACATGAAAGATCAAGCCATTACTTCAGCAGGATTTCCCAACTCCCGGAAAATATACATTCCAGGTTCGCTTCACCCCATCCAGGTGGCCATGCGCGAAATTACCCTCAGCCCGACCAAACTCAGCAATGGGGAGCTGGAAGTGAATCCACCCATCAGCATTTACGATACCTCAGGTCCATACACCGACGAACAGGCATCGATCGATATTCGCAAAGGTTTGCCACGCATCCGTGAGCAGTGGATCATGGACCGCGGCGATGTGGATACGCTGGCACAGATTAGCTCGGTTTATGGGCAACAACGTTTGGCCGACAGCCGATTGGATGAACTACGCTTTGCCTACAACCATAAAGCGAAAAAAGCTAAGGAAGGCCAAAATGTAACGCAATTGCACTATGCGAAGCAAGGGATCATCACGGCAGAAATGGAATACATTGCCATCCGCGAGAATCAGCGGATCGAGCAATTGCAACAGGCAACGCCGGGAATGGCCCAACAGCATCCGGGCGAAAGCTTTGGCGCAAATACACCGAAAACACATATCACGCCGGAATTTGTCCGTCAGGAAATAGCGGCCGGTCGTGCCATCATTCCCAATAACATCAACCATCCCGAAAGTGAACCCATGATCATCGGGCGGAACTTTTTGGTGAAAATCAACGCCAATATCGGCAACAGCGCCGTAAGCTCCAGCATCGAAGAAGAGGTGGAGAAAGCTGTATGGGCCTGCCGATGGGGTGCTGATACGATTATGGACCTGTCCACCGGCAAGAACATCCACGAAACTCGCGAATGGATCATCCGCAATTCACCCGTACCCATAGGGACAGTACCTATCTATCAAGCATTGGAGAAAGTGAAAGGTGTGCCGGAGGATCTGACTTGGGAAATCTTCAAGGATACCCTGATTGAGCAGGCTGAGCAGGGTGTTTCCTATTTCACCATCCACGCCGGCGTCCTGTTGCGCTTTATCCATCTGACGGCAAAACGAGTGACGGGCATTGTATCTCGCGGCGGATCGATTATGGCCAAATGGTGTCTTTATCACCATAAGGAAAACTTTCTGTACACCCATTTCGAGGATATCTGCAAGATCATGAAGCAGTACGACGTAGCGTTTTCCTTGGGGGATGGGCTACGCCCGGGTTCGATTGCGGACGCCAATGATGCCGCCCAGTTTGCAGAATTGGAAACGCTGGGTGAACTGACCAAAATTGCCTGGAAGCACGATGTGCAGGTCATGATCGAAGGACCCGGACATGTGCCCATGCACATGATCAAGGAAAACATGGACAAACAACTGGCAGCCTGTGATGAGGCACCATTCTATACCTTGGGCCCATTGACCACCGATATCGCACCTGGATATGATCACATCACCTCCGCCATCGGTGCGGCCATGATCGGATGGTACGGTTGTGCGATGTTATGCTACGTGACACCAAAGGAACACCTGGGGCTACCCAACAAAAAAGACGTGAAAGATGGCGTCATCACCTATAAATTGGCTGCCCATGCCGCCGATCTGGCCAAGGGACATCCCGGTGCGCAGTACCGCGATAATGCCCTGAGCAAGGCGCGCTTCGAATTCCGCTGGGAAGATCAGTTCAACCTTTCCCTGGATCCCGACACGGCGCGAGAGTACCATGATGAAACCCTACCTGCCGACGCCGCAAAGGTTGCCCATTTCTGCTCCATGTGCGGACCGAAGTTCTGCTCCATGAAAATTACGCAGGAAATCCGGGAAGCCACCGAGGCTGGCATGCTGGAGAAATCCAAGGAATTTATTGAAAACGGAAAAGAGATTTACCTATGATCGTGAGCATCACCCTACCCCATCAGCAATTCAATGAAACACGCTGGGTGAACCTCCTTTTTGAGGAGGGCCTGCAGAAGTTACACATCCGAAAGCATGGCCAAACCGCCCGGTACCTGGAAACCTATATCCAGGAAATTGACAGCAACTTCCATTCCCGATTGGTGCTGCAATCCCATCAGGAATATGCCCAGGAATTTGGGCTCCAGCATATCCATTTGAATGAACAGGACCGCAAGGCCAATCGGCATGTCGAGTTTGACAGCTATGCGCTATCCACCTCGACCCATAGCTTCCAGGATTTCAACGACCTGACCCCCATTTGGAGCTATGCTTTTCTGAGCCCTTTCTACGCCAGCATCTCCAAACCCGGGTACGGCATTGATTCCACCCTGCTCCAGGAATTCCAGTTGCGGACCAATAACGCTGTACAGCTGATCGCACTTGGGGGCATGCATAAGGATAATATGGAAGAGGTCGTGAAAAATGGCGTCAATGGCGTTGCGCTCCTTGGGTCGCTCTGGAATGAGACGGATCCAGTGGGGTATTACCGCGAATGCGCTAAAAAATTGAAGGAATTACGAAATGAAAACAATCAGTAGAATACAGTATATATCGAGTGGCGAAACGTTCCATGAACAGCTGCAGCATATACAAATGGCTCTGGATCTAGGAATCGACTGGGTGCAGGTTCGTTGGAAAGGCGCTCCGGAGGAAGACCTGATGGCATTGGCCATAACCGCCAAGGAACGCTGCCAAGCCTATGGTGCAGCTTGCATCCTCAACGATCACCTGAAAGTAGCAAATGCTATCGGTGCCGACGGTTTACATCTAGGACTGCAGGACGCACCGATTTCAGCTGCCAAAGCCTTGTTGGACACTAAGATCATTGGCGGAACAGCGAATACCCTAACGGATGTACAGCAACGGATAGATGAAGGCGTCGATTACATCGGCCTGGGACCTTTCCGATTTACCACGTCGAAACAGCAGTTGAGCCCGATTCTGGGCATCAGCGGTTATATGCAGATTTTGGACCACCTCAATACCCATGCGACCCCCTGTCCGCCGATTATTGCGATCGGTGGCATCCAGACCCGGGACGTACCGGCACTGATCGAGATTGGCGTACATGGTATCGCGATCTCCGGTCTGCTGCAACAGCACCCAGAGGAAATATCCATTATAAAATCATATTATGAACACATTACTGAACATCAACAATAAAACCTTTCAATCGCGTTTATTTCTGGGCACCGGTAAATTTGGCAATCTGCCCTTGATGGCGGAGGCCATTACCGCATCGGGCACCGAATTGGTCACCACGGCGCTGAAACGCATTGATCCCAACAATACGGGGGACGAGTTACTGCAGCATCTACAGATTCCGGGCGTGCAGCTCTTGCCCAACACATCGGGTGCCCGAAATGCCAAGGAAGCTGTATTGGCAGCACTACTGGCGCAGGAAGCATTGGAAACGAATTTCGTCAAACTGGAGATCCATCCGGATCCGCGGTACCTGATGCCCGACCCCATCGAAACCCTGCGTGCCACCGAAGAGCTGGCAA is a genomic window containing:
- a CDS encoding thiamine phosphate synthase encodes the protein MIVSITLPHQQFNETRWVNLLFEEGLQKLHIRKHGQTARYLETYIQEIDSNFHSRLVLQSHQEYAQEFGLQHIHLNEQDRKANRHVEFDSYALSTSTHSFQDFNDLTPIWSYAFLSPFYASISKPGYGIDSTLLQEFQLRTNNAVQLIALGGMHKDNMEEVVKNGVNGVALLGSLWNETDPVGYYRECAKKLKELRNENNQ
- a CDS encoding response regulator transcription factor — its product is MFKKVLIAEDHEVANLSVQKTIKELGVSESHYVYYCDDALARIKKGLADGAPYDLLITDLVFEEDEVSQKISGGKDLVRLVKELQPDIKVIVFSSIDRISLIDGLFRNLQIDGYVRKARNDGQHLREALESVSQNKIYQSPDIRQSLRSKNTHEFSALDIQILQSLSQGIKQKNIPEILVAKNIKPSGLSSIEKRLNLMKEVFGFTNNEQLVVYCKDKGLF
- a CDS encoding DUF6882 domain-containing protein translates to MGWLDNFLNKPLFKKTRPDFPPAAWKEPKSELELLERHIGLSFEKQIDFGDYIGQCGWDIDLEAGTIAFGDRLLANIQVIGRFAYFNNSWLWAWAAEQVIIPQPLLVDALAIRSFGEQHEIRRFQQSTYPVQIDELHNFGMIAVGMFGADAYFMGDYGQGVGLFTVKNEALRNHRKDSTDRIFTTFPQIAANFNVDHRQALRCYLMDKGYILDEQKTKVIGSKGKEKCLATFDKHGRLLTLKS
- a CDS encoding thiamine phosphate synthase; the encoded protein is MKTISRIQYISSGETFHEQLQHIQMALDLGIDWVQVRWKGAPEEDLMALAITAKERCQAYGAACILNDHLKVANAIGADGLHLGLQDAPISAAKALLDTKIIGGTANTLTDVQQRIDEGVDYIGLGPFRFTTSKQQLSPILGISGYMQILDHLNTHATPCPPIIAIGGIQTRDVPALIEIGVHGIAISGLLQQHPEEISIIKSYYEHITEHQQ
- a CDS encoding winged helix-turn-helix transcriptional regulator is translated as MEEKAICAVDFAFRRIGGKYKGRILWYLHERETLRYGELNKTIKDITTKMLTQTLRELEADQLIVRKVHQVVPPKVEYSLSETGKELIPFITYLNAWGTKQMQKENIAEIGC
- a CDS encoding MBL fold metallo-hydrolase — encoded protein: MNRRTVLKALGIMGIGLHGLSQVASAKGQEVVNGFPSLPIQIGKVKGYILTDGYFAAEGLQPILAPGIAPKLLSEEMRKYHFNEQNMEGPINVLLLEIDNRVILFDTGAGHYFGETAGKLLGNLAGIGIAASDVTDIIISHAHIDHIGGVLNAQGLPNFPNATYHIAAREFDFWFDDKPDFSNSKGDKVGKENIDFARAVLGKIEDRLQRISYGEPLFKNIVPELAAGHTGGHTVFTIGSAGRTLHFTTDLFHSPVLISQPAWGTAWDSDFDAAVESRQEILRKRATDRQAIMGCHLPWPGIGFIDQEAEAYTWKPFNVMRPVRLKL
- a CDS encoding tetratricopeptide repeat-containing sensor histidine kinase, which codes for MKPLLIFAVLLFLTGCKQQSTAEKDPPIENPYEIKAISFLNKNEMDSSFMAFDQARLWYLERQDTSGVVNCLINMAITQYEQSDIFGASETATQALSFLGEVEESEHATAGTIYNLLGNVSDDMSDSDKAIAYYKKAIAYTQDENNLRVYNNNLALSFQANGQYEEALAMFSDILPKMVDNPKEYARTLNNYARAKARLDSTYDPITDYRKAMEIRRSKQDAIGLNSSYATLSKYYTRMGDLDSAKYYGSLHYQIAQQNKNPKEQVRSLNQLLGLNGGQDLGPLFVRYNTLRDSLDSVRTMASNQFALIRYEVEKNKAENLQLQSENARKNYRLNLLVVVILALLVLAVMIGLYARNWYRRRELRLEMEKVNAIQESKLKTSRKVHDVVANGIYRVMAEIENRDRIDQEQILDRLEVLYDKSRDISYEVEDEMLEEMGFSQEVSALLQSFDHEDRHIMIVGNDRELWSNLGKEGKEQVLAILQELMVNMDKHSQAADVVLRFEPAERGIRIVYQDNGVGMPSDQKFGNGLQSTGNRIKSLHGTINFDSMPAGGLKIDINLPRAK
- the thiC gene encoding phosphomethylpyrimidine synthase ThiC, whose translation is MKDQAITSAGFPNSRKIYIPGSLHPIQVAMREITLSPTKLSNGELEVNPPISIYDTSGPYTDEQASIDIRKGLPRIREQWIMDRGDVDTLAQISSVYGQQRLADSRLDELRFAYNHKAKKAKEGQNVTQLHYAKQGIITAEMEYIAIRENQRIEQLQQATPGMAQQHPGESFGANTPKTHITPEFVRQEIAAGRAIIPNNINHPESEPMIIGRNFLVKINANIGNSAVSSSIEEEVEKAVWACRWGADTIMDLSTGKNIHETREWIIRNSPVPIGTVPIYQALEKVKGVPEDLTWEIFKDTLIEQAEQGVSYFTIHAGVLLRFIHLTAKRVTGIVSRGGSIMAKWCLYHHKENFLYTHFEDICKIMKQYDVAFSLGDGLRPGSIADANDAAQFAELETLGELTKIAWKHDVQVMIEGPGHVPMHMIKENMDKQLAACDEAPFYTLGPLTTDIAPGYDHITSAIGAAMIGWYGCAMLCYVTPKEHLGLPNKKDVKDGVITYKLAAHAADLAKGHPGAQYRDNALSKARFEFRWEDQFNLSLDPDTAREYHDETLPADAAKVAHFCSMCGPKFCSMKITQEIREATEAGMLEKSKEFIENGKEIYL
- a CDS encoding DUF7218 family protein — translated: MPRTKTPQIKKPDTYEALRDKGESKEKAARIANAQAAGTVDHRSNKLDERSKDDLLSEAKEIGIKGRHKMTKSELIKEIRNH
- a CDS encoding EamA family transporter yields the protein MKNYTKIAVTAAILSMVCVQGGASIAKQLFPAIGPIATSALRIGLSAILLYFINRPNLRGLNRQQWFYCGAYGLGIAAMNLIFYMAIQRIPLGLGVTIEFIGPLFLAFALSRKLLDVVWALLACLGILLIVPWQSGSLDPLGLFLAFLAGTFWAVYIVMGSRVSKVMEGRHAVSVGMIIATIAILPFAIWDGALFDVTPSLFGMGLLVAILSSALPFSLDMVALKHLPAKTFSILTSLQPAFGALSGLLFLKEYLTWTQWASVACVVLASIGTTVFSKKEDQKEGAT
- the thiS gene encoding sulfur carrier protein ThiS, translated to MLLIVNHQSKIYKPAPQNLEELLAIELKPHSKGIAVAVNGQVIQKANWANCPLQESDSILIITATQGG